A genome region from Myripristis murdjan chromosome 16, fMyrMur1.1, whole genome shotgun sequence includes the following:
- the LOC115374141 gene encoding myocardin produces MTLLASERSLLIRNKFRSVLQLRIQNRRQNEINADSGLKSTCPSQKGEKDQGEALRLTDDGATQKLPPSGLSTETAQDRSVCGAQRHKRVRQAEDLNESIQRQPGSVEQQHKHTLPLENRPAAFPLATDVFEDDISSCSSSSTEQRGVQQSPAVSSLPGLSGDQLLSDFSPVGPPLNHSPSHAQSGLALLPATEGISQPMSITLGESTSMATTGRPNGMYLTSQTTPLLPKTAQPSSPSCSSSLPSSLNFSRLPRPRKPRDTKPKMRKLKYHQYIPPDQRGGSGTGGGGAKQKSPAPAQPIDPAYSRLLKQQQVFLQLQILQNQQQQQQQHQLQQQQQPQQQQQPQQQQQQPQQQLQQLTVAPSGDHTNTVKSSGAMPQNPQPVPATTNHTPVDTSPLNKPELLPPNLVDLTVSELRQQLRKRGLPVSGTKPALLQRLRPFQLPRTCLTPAPICQLGTSLEPLTTCPLPAPNQSPSSSSCSGQDSPSSSPNQQMYTKERGIPNGILSGPPNGVPNGILNAIPNGFPNAASVSVAGEQCSLTGAVFLAPASTASGAPSPSLPLSSSSSPLQCGTLWRTEQEQQQQQQQELSVELEMRERIRSRPRDRTANTGNESSVGSLHPFLQQDPGCLRGKPETDGQAEVLFTQVFCSQPSNTISEDFELPVQITASPVQTSPSVRSLEEELQEAIQKAQMDLSQSIDDILDEPITCGGSAVISDLKSPVHLSPGPSPPPQVDPSQASQHHSKDDNFLSSPLCSSLLLELPPSPASTAPNQVAPAPPPPPLCSSPLSSTGSSRKRRAQAMFDAADWLESLTSGLRPLSPPTAPFVETDFSLDSDLNVNRVLDLMIEQW; encoded by the exons acaggagtgtgtgtggggccCAGAGGCATAAGAGGGTTCGCCAGGCAGAGGACCTCAATGAGAGCATCCAACGCCAGCCCGGATCCGTGGagcaacagcacaaacacacactgcccttGGAGAACC GTCCTGCAGCTTTCCCTCTCGCCACTGATGTCTTCGAAGATGAcatctcctcctgctcctcctcgtcTACTGAGCAACGCGGCGTGCAGCAGTCACCAGCAGTTTCTTCATTGCCAGGGCTCTCAGGTGACCAATTACTGAGTGACTTTTCACCTGTGGGCCCGCCCCTTAACCACAGCCCCAGTCATGCTCAG TCTGGCTTGGCATTGCTCCCGGCAACTGAGGGCATCAGCCAACCTATGAGCATAACACTTGGCGAATCAACCTCCATGGCAACAACTGGGAGACCAAATGGGATGTATCTGACCTCTCAGACCACACCCCTGCTGCCAAAG ACAGCTCAGCCTTCCAGcccctcctgttcctcctccctgCCCAGCTCCCTCAACTTCAGTCGTCTCCCCCGTCCTCGGAAACCGCGGGACACCAAACCAAAGATGAGGAAACTCAAATATCACCAGTACATTCCTCCAGACCAGAGAGGAGGGTCTGGAACTGGGG GGGGAGGAGCCAAACAGAAGAGCCCTGCCCCTGCCCAGCCCATAGACCCAGCCTATTCCCGTCTCCTGAAGCAGCAACAGGTCTTCCTCCAGCTGCAAATCCTGCAaaaccagcagcaacagcaacagcagcatcagctacagcaacagcagcagccacaacaacaacaacaaccacaacaacaacaacaacagccacaacaacaactacaacagctCACTGTGGCACCCAG TGGAGATCACACCAACACTGTGAAGTCCTCAGGAGCCATGCCCCAAAACCCCCAACCCGTTCCTGCCACAACAAACCACACCCCTGTGGACACAAGTCCGCTGAACAAGCCCGAGCTTCTCCCCCCTAACCTTGTTGATCTAACG gTTTCAGAGTTGCGTCAGCAGCTTCGGAAGCGTGGCCTCCCTGTCTCCGGCACCAAGCCTGCTCTGTTGCAGCGTCTCCGGCCCTTCCAGCTGCCCCGCACCTGCCTCACCCCTGCCCCCATCTGCCAGCTGGGTACCAGCCTGGAGCCCCTCACCACCTGCCCCCTACCGGCCCCTAACCAGAGCCCCAGCTCCAGCTCTTGCTCTGGACAGGACTCACCCAGCAGCAGCCCAAACCAACAGATGTACACAAAGGAAAGGGGAATTCCTAATGGGATTCTCAGCGGCCCCCCTAATGGTGTTCCAAATGGGATTCTGAATGCTATTCCAAATGGTTTCCCGAATGCTGCTTCGGTCAGTGTGGCAGGAGAACAGTGCAGTCTCactggtgctgtcttcctggcTCCTGCTAGTACTGCATCGGGAGCCCCGAGCCCCAGTCTAcccctgtcttcctcctcctcacccctgCAGTGTGGCACCCTGTGGAGAActgagcaggagcagcagcagcagcagcagcaggagctgagTGTGGAGCTGGAGATGAGGGAGAGAATAAGGAGCAGACCCAGGGACCGCACCGCTAACACTGGCAACGAg TCTAGTGTCGGATCCCTCCATCCATTCCTGCAACAGGATCCAGGATGCCTCAGAGGGAAGccagagacagatggacaggcaGAGGTGTTGTTTactcag GTGTTCTGCTCTCAGCCTAGCAATACAATTAGCGAGGACTTTGAGCTGCCGGTGCAGATTACAGCGAGTCCCGTTCAAACCTCACCCAGTGTTCGCAGTTTGGAAGAAGAATTACAGGAAGCTATCCAGAAAGCACAG ATGGACCTTAGCCAGTCCATAGATGATATTCTGGATGAGCCTATCACATGTGGCG GCTCTGCTGTTATCTCTGACCTCAAATCCCCTGTTCATTTATCCCCTGGCCCTTCACCTCCTCCCCAAGTTGATCCGTCCCAGGCCTCCCAGCATCACTCTAAGGATGACAACTTCCTGTCCTCACCCCTATGCTCCTCTCTCCTACTGGAGCTCCCACCATCTCCAGCTTCAACAGCACCCAACCAAGTGGCCccagcccctcctccacctcccctctgctcctcccctCTGTCGTCCACTGGGAGCTCGCGTAAACGGCGGGCTCAGGCAATGTTTGACGCTGCCGACTGGCTTGAATCGCTGACGTCTGGCCTCCGTCCACTGAGCCCACCCACAGCTCCATTTGTAGAGACAGACTTCAGTCTGGATTCAGACCTGAATGTCAATCGAGTGTTGGATCTTATGATAGAGCAGTGGTGA
- the pitpnc1b gene encoding cytoplasmic phosphatidylinositol transfer protein 1b, with protein sequence MLMKEYRICMPLTVDEYRIGQLYMISKHSCEQSGGGEGVEVVRNEADTHPQHGLGQLTEKRIYLSSKLPSWAKAFVPRFFYVTEKAWNFYPYTLTEYSVSFLPKFSIRIETRFENNNGSNNNVFGDKPTPTENVSFLDILSDPIPEKYYKESEDLSHWQSSKTGRGPLEEGWREHSHPIMCSYKRVQCSFEVYGFQGRTEDFIHRNIRDILLVGHRQAVAWTDEWHGMNMEEVREYEQKLQEKTNKKVKSSQSNAGPPATSRPVFSRSMSVTDERSLMRMGVTTAAMSDPSTSSLPQSPVRLNSTPE encoded by the exons ATGTTGATGAAGGAGTACCGAATATGCATGCCACTGACTGTGGACGAG TATAGGATTGGCCAGCTGTACATGATCAGTAAGCACAGCTGTGAGCAGAGCGGTGGGGGAGAGGGGGTGGAGGTTGTGAGGAATGAGGCAGACACGCATCCGCAGCACGGCCTGGGACAGCTGACTGAGAAGAGAATCTACCTCAGCAG CAAATTGCCGTCCTGGGCAAAAGCATTTGTCCCACGATTCTTCTATGTGACAGAAAAGGCCTGGAACTTCTACCCGTACACACTCACAG AGTACTCA GTATCATTCCTTCCTAAATTCAGCATTCGCATTGAGACAAGATTCGAGAACAACAACGGCAGCAACAACAAT GTGTTTGGGGACAAGCCGACCCCAACTGAGAACGTGAGCTTCCTGGATATCCTGAGTGACCCTATCCCTGAAAAATACTACAAGGAGtcagag GACCTGAGTCACTGGCAGTCAAGTAAAACTGGCCGAGGGCCCCTGGAGGAAGGCTGGAGAGAGCACAGCCATCCCATCATGTGCTCCTATAAGAGGGTGCAGTGCAGCTTCGAGGTCTATGGCTTCCAGGGCAGGACGGAGGATTTCATTCACAGG AATATCCGAGATATTCTTTTGGTGGGCCACAGGCAAGCAGTGGCATGGACAGACGAATGGCACG ggatgaatatggaggaggtgagagagtATGAGCAGAAGCTGCAAGAGAAGACCAACAAGAAAGTCAAATCCAGCCAGAGCAATGCAG GCCCACCAGCCACCTCTCGCCCAGTGTTCTCTCGTTCCATGTCAGTGACAGACGAGCGCTCTCTGATGAGGATGGGAGTGACGACTGCAGCCATGTCTGACCCTTCAACCTCCTCCCTGCCCCAAAGCCCTGTTCGCTTGAATTCCACCCCTGAATGa